In the genome of Neodiprion pinetum isolate iyNeoPine1 chromosome 2, iyNeoPine1.2, whole genome shotgun sequence, one region contains:
- the Syngr gene encoding synaptogyrin, with protein sequence MDGGGAYGGGKAGAPFDPIAFVQRPQVILRALCLLFAIIVFGSISSKGYASVDGKEVCLYNNDTNACNYGVGIGVLAFLGSIGFLAGEYLFEQMSSVKTRKHYVLLDLGISGFWAFLYFVGFCYLTNAWGQSEKPKGGIGVNDVQAAIAFSFFSIFSWAGCAWFAFQRFKQGTDAAFAPSYEADPVGGAGYTSYPDATDAAYQEPPFNQQQQQQRGMGDFQAPAY encoded by the exons ATGGACGGTGGCGGAGCTTACGGTGGAGGAAAGGCTGGGGCTCCTTTCGACCCTATCGCATTTGTCCAAAGGCCTCAAGTAATACTGAGAGCGTTGTGCTTG CTGTTTGCAATAATCGTCTTTGGATCCATCAGCAGTAAAGGCTACGCCTCGGTGGACGGAAAGGAAGTTTGCCTTTATAATAACGATACAAATGCTTGTAATTATGGCGTAGGAATCGGTGTTCTTGCATTCTTGGGAAGCATTGGATTCCTCGCTGGAGAATACCTCTTTGAACAAATGTCATCCGTCAAGACGCGCAAACATTACGTTCTTCTGGATCTCGG AATTTCTGGATTTTGGGCGTTCTTGTACTTTGTTGGATTCTGTTACCTAACCAACGCCTGGGGACAATCAGAAAAGCCCAAGGGTGGAATCGGTGTGAACGATGTCCAAGCAGCTATAGCGTTCTCTTTCTTCTCGATATTTTCATGG GCTGGATGCGCCTGGTTTGCGTTCCAAAGATTCAAGCAAGGCACAGATGCAGCTTTTGCTCCAAGTTACGAAGCTGATCCAGTTGGAGGTGCGGGCTACACGAGTTACCCTGATGCTACAGACGCAGCTTATCAAGAACCACCTTTCAatcagcagcaacagcagcaacgaGGTATGGGAGACTTCCAAGCACCTGCTTATTAA